A stretch of the Merismopedia glauca CCAP 1448/3 genome encodes the following:
- a CDS encoding DeoR/GlpR family DNA-binding transcription regulator yields MLTAERRQFILDLLGRDKKVLSSELSAVLKVSEDTIRRDLRELAEAGLLQRVHGGALLTSPATASYADRQKQAPKEKEAIAQAAAKLVCSGQVVILDGGTTTLAVARHLPLDLSATVVTNSPPIAIALADHPHVEVIMLGGRLYKKALVNVGAATIEALRMIRADLCMLGVCSLHPEMGISVTNLDEAYVKRTMISRAAEVVGLATAAKLDTAAPYVVESIHALSYLVTAPMVSDEMLVSYQALGLTVVRG; encoded by the coding sequence ATGCTGACTGCTGAGAGACGACAATTCATTTTGGATCTATTAGGTCGCGATAAAAAAGTGCTTTCATCGGAACTCAGTGCGGTGCTGAAGGTTTCTGAAGATACAATTCGGCGTGATTTGCGGGAATTAGCTGAAGCTGGTCTATTACAACGAGTTCACGGCGGAGCGCTCCTCACATCTCCCGCTACCGCCAGTTATGCCGATCGCCAAAAGCAAGCACCCAAGGAAAAGGAAGCGATCGCTCAGGCAGCAGCTAAGTTAGTCTGTTCGGGGCAAGTGGTAATCTTGGATGGAGGGACAACGACCTTAGCAGTAGCTCGTCATTTACCCCTAGATTTGTCAGCAACGGTAGTAACCAATAGTCCACCAATTGCGATCGCTTTAGCAGATCATCCCCATGTTGAAGTGATAATGTTGGGAGGAAGACTCTACAAAAAAGCTTTGGTCAATGTCGGCGCAGCTACAATTGAGGCATTACGAATGATTCGCGCCGATTTGTGTATGTTGGGAGTATGTAGTTTGCATCCAGAAATGGGAATCAGCGTGACGAACTTGGATGAGGCGTATGTCAAACGGACTATGATTTCTAGAGCGGCTGAAGTGGTAGGATTAGCCACGGCAGCAAAATTGGATACAGCCGCTCCCTATGTGGTTGAATCGATTCATGCTCTGAGTTATCTGGTCACTGCACCGATGGTATCCGATGAGATGCTAGTTTCCTATCAAGCTTTGGGTTTGACTGTGGTGCGCGGATAA